The genomic segment TATATGCGTCCTTCTATGGTGTTatcaaaatctataataattccTGGAGAGCATCTAAGAACCGAAACCTTTAGTGGaaccattatatttttcacaatcAGAATTCATTTACATAAACAATAACTTTCTTGGttctattatgattttattggttttaagaAATAGCtgaaaattttctttaaatttagttttattttaacaaatttagcTCCATATAATCACGTCATACTACCGACagtgattatttttatctataaaatattttgcgtTGCAATTCTGCACTCGTAACATAACGAACGTAggtacaaaaaacaataatgtgtttttccAACGagtcatttttaaataccttcaaataataagttatttaggTGATAATTTGTTTTGCACAAAATACGGGCTTATCAATAAAATGCATTATCGAATGATTTCAGTTTAGCCTAAACTACATCCTTGGAAAGTATCTACATAGAAATAGGCGGAAGTAATGGGTATTACCAAAACGTCCAAAActacgaaaacaattattataatgtaaaaattacattaatttgaaTACTGAAGTAAACAATTGATCTACATTATAGAGACGCATANNNNNNNNNNNNNNNNNNNNNNNNNNNNNNNNNNNNNNNNNNNNNNNNNNNNNNNNNNNNNNNNNNNNNNNNNNNNNNNNNNNNNNNNNNNNNNNNNNNNcattaattattgttaggttCCTGTAGAATAAAATCTATGTGGTTATGCCTCTTGCGGCTATGCCTCATATTATATGGGTCGtaatcattattacattttgagttaaattaatttcaactaagtaaattttttttatccaatcattttttaattaattaagttataaaaaaatatattagttgttGTTTAGCTTAAATTTACTTTCGTTTTCTTagattaacttaacttaacgagtaaAAAAATTCAAGCTTTATATAGCGGTAAGTGTGTACATATAGTGTAAatcttattatgatttatgttaaaGCTCGGGGGAAAAAGACATAAGCTCGAGATATTTAGTCTTACACGGCTAGtaaattttatagattaatgattattttctattgatatataataggtattactatatattaggtatgcataGAATAATTTAGTCGTATCATAGGTagattaatatacaatacgagTTATATAATACTGCAGGGTAGTGACTGTAGTGGGTGTTACTAATTTACGAATTACGATTCGGTGCCAAATGTCCTAGCTGGTTCaggcattatttttttaacatcagtatatattttcatgattaaCTTGTTTTgctaatataagaaaatcacattattattttacgactgttttaataagttaaaacaaAGCTTAAAGTATTGGTTAGTAGGTACCCACAAAACTACAatactacattataattattaatatttcaacaacATAAAGAACTATCGTAAATACTAAGATGACatttatgtctataatatatacgacgtctcaatgaataaaatataattatgtacttaatttCTGAACaagataatatatgattttcatAATCCCCACATTggttggaaaataatttaattttgttacctattgtttttatttatatttttttatctaatttacattaaaaaatgtaatatttgaagTCAATGGTAAACGAGcgatgtacaaaatatgtaaatatattttacgtgcatatcataataaaatgggTAAGGGGAGTGAGATAAAGTTTCATTTTATCGGATAACAGGTATTGTCTTAGCTCTTAGGTTATGATGTGGTCAAAAACgttgtgtaaataaaattatgtcgtTGTATGATTGCAGGAACCCTGTCAGATACAAAAACTAGGTCTATCGTCCCGGTAGAGTTAAACGCGTTAATTTATTGGAATGCAAAAATATTGAGTGATTTCTACCGGGAGATGAATAACACCATCAAGGCATCGATATATGAAAATGTTTCTTTAGAATGGGAAGAAGCAGTAACAGCTGTTTTATGGGATGAGAAAGTTGGTGCTTGGCTAGACTttgacataattaataataaaaaacgaaaatatttccATCCTACAAATATATCACCATTGTGGACTGGATgttatgcaaaaaataatacagaatacATTGTATCAAGGGTAATTGACTATTTAAACAAAACAGAAATACTGCGGACTCCTGGGGGTATACCGACAACTCTCAGGAAAACCGAACAACAATGGGATCATCCTAACGCATGGGCTCCGCTACAGTACATTACAGTTATGGCTTTGGAAGGCACCGGTAATGCAGTTGCACAACAAATGGCATCAAAAATCGCTTCTAAGTGGTTGTGCACAAACTTCGTGCCGTATTATAACGaaagtaaaatgtttgaaaaagtaAGTCCGATTTTATGATATAActgaataaaacaatttatcggGTAGTAAGGGGATACTATGcagtgtaaaaaatattattttaattaattataaatttacatttcatTAATCCGTTTTTGactatcaatttatatttataattcacaaCGATCATAAACATCATAGGGGTATGATTATTTGAGACAAATGCTTAAAGgtactaaaaaaatgtgtgcacaAACATATCGATTGGTCTGCAGGACAGTAATTGAAAATAGTTTAGGTGGTTTAACTGATAGGCAGGTTTCACGTGAATTGTAGGCTGCATGGCTTAAAATACATCTGGTTTCGGGGTACACACCGCACACTTATTAATTTCACTGTTACTTTTGGGCATTGACTGCGTTGACAGAGCAAAAAAAACCTGTGGGGGTTGTAACACACAAAATCCCCCCTCCACTTTTATATATCACTTACCCTGTAAGTCAGTTATTGaggtaacttttataattattttaaatcacttaaTGCAGTAAAAGCCTATATGAGtagtaaattgaaaaatatttaaatatttttgtatgtaatcATCatcaattagaatataatttatgtaacaaaatagtttataagaatattcaaggtttttaaaaaacaaatttgattatgtttataaaataatattggcttcgttaaataaatttttataaattataacataatattatatttatattattatgtatgtagatacttttaattacatttattataagacaaaataactatctaattctttaaaatccgatttatgattataataatcagtttaaactttaattttttaaaatattttaacatactttagacttaaaataaacaataatacatattcataatattatgcgctaAGTACCTACAgctaattatatgatattatgacaataatctataaattatggTCCTCTTACTAGTTAACTTTTCAGTAGGTATTacagtaaacaatattgtatttcaaatttcaatagacacacaatttaaatattttatgtacctggATGTTAGGTTATTTTGTACTAAAGCAGGTACCTAATTACTTTGAATTGACCCATTATATAATTTCTTCTTTTTTGTTATAACAAACTTGCCCgtagtatagaaataaaataagtaggtaattagtaaattaaaatattaaatgattaatgtttgttatttctacaaaactaaaaacttgTTATACAACTTGTGACAGACATTTGTCATTCAGGGGATACACATTGATTTTCAGGAGACACAGTATTTTAGCCTCTGGTagactgtatacattttttaatacttcttACTACATCTGCagacttatttaaataaatcatattgttGTTTGTTTATCGTGTATACTAATTCGCCAATTTTTTTGACAGTACCGAGTGGATAAAGGTGGCAAAAAAGGAATAAGTTCCGGGGAGTATCCAATCCAAGATGGATTTGGATGGACAAATGGTGTCGTTTTAGAATTTCTCCAAGTTTATAATTCAACAGCATCCATGGACAATTGGAATGTAACTGCGCCAGACTGCGATGATGTATTAAAGAAACTAATAATTGCAAAGAAtagtaataattcaaataaaatagataatgattgatgtaaaaacaaattaaacaataataatatatataatataaaaagtataatgcaTTTGATTACCTTGACTCAAACTACAATTGGAAGAAAactcttaaatttatatttcttaatatttttaatatatccatATTTTGTTGCAACGCACTTGttgaacctatattataaatatagtataatattaatcgacgaccaaacaaattttaaattgtgatagataattttagtaggttttgaatttatttttttatggttattagTGGATGGTTTGACTACGTCATTCTTAGATTGTTAATTagaatttaacaatattgttataaatacttttttaatcagACTTTTCTACATTACATTTCTAAATTGGTaagttaatttaacaaatacctGGAGCTAAAAAATAAGTGataacatattaacaatataaatttatatacagtgTGTTTCAAATTGTATGTGAGCATATTTTACCATGAGATATTAAAATTAGgaaaattatggaaaatataggtatctacgtcgaataataaaattatgaaaataaaataatatcattaaacagtgttataggtatatttcttaCTGTTATTGATCATCATCGATGATAACCCATTTACCaagtaatagtattaattgattttacttataatacaattatgaaaataaaatatttttgacaagtCGATGCTGCTATACAACAATACCGTATCGACTGTCGGTGACGAATGACAAGAACCGTTtcctgttaaaaaaataacaatttatttgctagaaataataaatgaaaacaaaaattaaatatgggGACGCATTTCTAACTCAATTAAATTAAGGGAAACTCTGaaatctatgaaaaaaattaaagcggACTAGCCTGCGGACatccccaattcgagcactgattaAATTAAGAAAGCgggtaaaaacataaattattgtggACAATTATTAATGacctaatatgtaaaaatggaTAAAgcattcataattaataaattaattgataaaaaatggtattgcgaattgcgattacaaacggaaaaaattatttgtgatgtatttaacatttattttttttaagtatgtactaaaataagtagttccaataattttgaaaaaaatacttggatcaattactttaaatacttccttaaagtatatgtatttaaaagaaaataagtaggtatcagcaaatactcattttttttttagtttatattttttctctttcGATTTTAAccgtgtaaaataaaataaaatatattatgaatttatataattggtaaaaggtaggtatgttttaattatttcatagaaaatataaatatacctaattttaagaaaacattttttgtaatacctaactgtatagtacaatatatattggCCAGCAGACATTTTTCTTTGGCCTTCCTATAGTTGTAacctaacaaaaaaattgaaatgacaCGCCTGGGCCAAAAGGcttacaggttaggttaggttatattacgtatattgtgtttcgaataaaaaaaatgaaataggcCGAATATTGGTAAgtagtataaaatgatttactttCAGTGgttcaaaaaatatgataagaatatataggtattgttagtAATTAAGATATAcggtaatataaaaagtatctatcaaagtataatataatatgatgttaaaattaaagatatatgtgacctataaatcataattaatttgttaaacatgaataaatgcgtattgatataggtagatatttaaataagtattaataataatttaaatggtttttgatgtttaaaaacatttatattgtgacttatatgaaaatatgaaatggtagatatttaaaattgaaataatatttatataactatataatatatttcttataaataaatatatcaatgttttatacgacgttatattttttaaacattcatagaaatgagatcctaacattttattaatattatttttaaactttcatcaaattttaattaaatcattaatattaatactgaaccattaatgtttttaaatgattcattaaatgtttaaaattataaaatgtttattgggtAGGTAACACACATACCCATGCACATTGCAAAAGCAATAATTAACGATCTTGTTTTTCGTACAGGGAGATAACTATAATGATAGCCACTCTTCATAAATATACCATTATAAGAAAAGTGTCATCATCATAATCCTAATATAcccctatattacaatattgtataatgtatatatacacaatacagcCACTcagattttcatattataatacatggtcatataggtactattgtaccCTTTTTCTTTGTAAAACAAACTATTTCATCGGCTCGGATGATACCCATCGACCATCAGTCCGACACACACAACAGCATTCTCCCTGCGTATGCCCTCGGTGGCGGTCAAACGTGATGagggatataaatatataatacatgttcagtatactttatatttgtgggtcttaaataataaatgtacttttaaaatatctttaatatatcAATTGTGTTCtcaattaatactaataatattataattaaatctacATTAAACCTATTTCTTCTTCCTTCGCACATCGAATACATAATAAGCCTGGAATCGAATTAGGGGAAgttaattcattatataattaataccttatatatatatatatatgagaagGTGGTAATTTAGAATGTGTACGcaatatgtataaatagtaaataatatacaagtaaaaagagataaatagtatatacgtaggtatattatattgcatgcACATCCTATTTTTACATTACCACATAACTTTATATGCACacgattaataaatataataataataaatgtctgATACGTAACTCGTTATTGCTTCTAAATCATATCTTGATTCTTGtcgcataattaatttttttaatttaataaattaatttaattaaaattcgtCTAAGaattccatttttaatttttcccttaaccaatttatcatttgtttcaaatttctcaaaaatattttagctgtatcaattaaaaatattaatgaacattatttattgtacttacAAATTTGATcaacgtttaaaaatgtatttaatacaattaaaaatgtaatttattaaatattaaaaagagactcataattcattttaaaaatatttattaaatatttattaaagatatattttatttacttaattataactatatattacatttgatCCAAACTAGTTGACATAAAAAATCCTTATAGATTTGCATGTAGTGTTAAATGCATTAATTCATTCGGAACACTTAACAACTACctgaatattatcaattaaaaatgaatgtagaatttataataattacttacatattttcattacttttacagaaatatacgtatttaattatgttgattAGTTGagtattataaatagaaatCTAAATccaatcgtataaaataatgctatttttgGTATGTCAACTATAGTTTAAAAATCATACCCAGcatcatattacatattatagcctATGTAGGCTagacattaacgagttaaaaattaaaattaagttaaaatgttaagtcaATAGTAACTAAGTTAAataattcgttaattttttttgtaactaatttttaacttaaccgtTGTATTCTTAACAAATTTAACGTGTTAAGtttgtactatttttatacagatttatttataattatgttgcgttatgaaatattataaaaatgaaaatgaaaatgaaatatgttatgaaatattataaaaatgacaaaGAACATTATTGATTTGCGCAGATTATCGGTGTTTGTGTGTGGGTTTTTAcgataatttcattttttagcaagttatgtatatataagatgtcgtaaattataaatgctcataactcacttaaaaactcaatatatatatatatttatgtaatttatataactcacgtgatctgctgagcgtaaatttgcaaTGTTACGTACCTACTTTTCAGAtggaaataacaaatatatttgtagCGTCCTCTGAATGTAGTtacataatgttaatatttcttCAATTTCAATGAGATAGAGACGACGGAAATTTAGAGATATCGATATTCACCAAGGTATAAAAATCAACTGCAGTGTGATGCAGTACCTAATCAGGGGCAGACTGGCAGATCGGGTGATCGGGAAATTTCCCGATGGTCCAGTCGAATAATTGAATTATGGAGCCGGACAATTTGGTTGTACAAGTAACTTATTACggtttttagattataataatagtttttggtctatttaaaatgtatagaatataacataaataatacgtcAATACGAAAATCATCGTACCcacctaataattttatttcgaaaatatcataagttttaaaaaataccaaaatatcactaatttaatgaaaaatgttaatgtaattaatataatcatacagtcaaatatattttaatttttgatctcATTTCAATAACTTGGTGTGACATTATTTGTAGACtagaaatatttaactaatttaaatatttgaagttatagatactaatattaatttattatatgagtaCTTACCTAGGAGATAACGGCAGTTTAAATATTACAGTCAATACTATAATGGAAACTATAATTGAcgattaaaatatgttacttattactataacattgtcataaaatatattataaaggttataggtatataatatagttgtattcctgaaaattttcaatgtttctaaaaatgggattcaagtaggtatgtaaattaaCGCAGATAGGATATTAAGCATAGATAAAAATGAACGTAATATATATTTGCGtgtcataaataaaatgtaaagcaTAACTTATACACTTTCGTGGTCTCCAAATCGGcttctttgtatattataataagttcaaTAAAAGATTGTTAAGCTTGTTAATCAACAATTATATGATGAATAAAAGACCACGGTGGATGGTTGCATTGTTTTTGTTGATGTCGGTATTTGTTttgttactataataaaatCACGTTATTTTTTACGACTGTTTTATAAGTTGAAACAAAGCTTAAAGTATTGGTTACTAAGTACCCACAATACTACAATACtacattatagttaataatatttcaacaatataaagAACTATCGTAAATACTATGATATTTATTGCCATAATGTCAGAATGTTActagtcattaataattataaatattaccagTTTTAAtctacaaaaatcaattttttttctcttttcgtACACGATTTCATCATAGTTtcatttactaaatatttaatgtattgaaTCTGAAGATTTATTCGAATTAGATTAGGGTCTCTATTTTTATCTTTACTCTATAGACTCTACAGAGTAAATGTTTCTAAACTATTAGTACTGCACGTTTTTTTGCATATAACTgcacatataatttattgtaaactgttattattattaatattaattcgtttTGATACCTTATATGTATATTCTGTATCACATTTACCTATTGTGCCTAaggtatagattttaaatttctcttaataataaaaaaaaatatatattttttctagaaaCATGTCCACAACAATTAATATGAAgcataatggttttattttatttttatctgtcaTACGGATAATTAAAACTTGATCCCGAATTTGATAGTATACTACGtctcaatgaataaaatataattagccattaggtatgaCGCGGTCATATGGTAATGGCAGTTTGAATTCAATCCTACAATTGTATCCTACAAATATATCACCGCTATGGACTGGTTGTCATGCAAAAAACAATACTGATTACCTTATAACAAGGGTTTTAAACTATTTGAACAAAACAGAAATACTGAAGACTCCTGGGGGCATACCTGCAATAACCCTCAGGACAACCAAATGTGTGCACAAACAGTTTGATTGGTCTGCAGGACAGTAATTGAAAATGGTTTAGGTGGTTTAACTGATAGGCAACGTGAATTGTagactgtacatttttttaatacttgctACTACATCTgcaaacttatttaaataatcatattgcCAATGGTTATCGTGTATAATAATTCGCCAAATGTTTTGACAGTATCGAGTGGATCAAGGTGGCTAAATTGGATTGAGTTCAGGCGAGTATCTAATCCAGGATGGAATTGAATGGACAAATAGAATGGTGTTAGAATTTCTCCAAATATACAAGTCCACAACCTCCATGATGGACAATTGGAATGTAACTGTGCCACTCTGCAATGATGAATTGAAGATACTCATCGACGTATACAAATTTAAGTACCGCtgttagttttattaattatctattaattggacaaaatacatttttttttttttgattcatggtcctttaatttattttgaatttatataatattattatctatttttttgttttgtttatttaacatttttaccgaATAAACATAAAgggttagattttttttttgtttttatatgctGTAGTACAAGAAGACTtacaattcatattaaaaacataacacATTGGTAGGTACAATGAAAAAAGGTTAGACAAGaggatgattattgattattaaatttaaaaacttatagttcttaaaaactgttaatattgtttttcaacaataatacattataaatatatatatcaatgttttatacaaggttatattttttaaacatttatagcaTTTACATCCTGACattttgttaatagtttttttaatctttcatcaaatgttaattaaaccattaatattaatactgaactattaatgtttttaaatggtacatttaatgttgaaaattacaaaatgtttattgggTAACACACATACCCATGCACACCCAATAAGTAACGCTAAGTAACGACGCACTTTTCGTACAGACTTTAACTTTAGATgtacacaaataatatgatCACAAATTGCTGATACGTAactcatttttgattttaaatcgtACCTTGATTCTTGTtgcatgattaattttttaatttaattccatttataatttttcccttgaccaaaatattttagctgattcatttaaaaatattaatgaacatttattgtacttacaaattgtataaacatttcaaaatgtattttataaaatcaaaaatgtaatttattaaaaattaaaaatagactcataattaattttaagaatatttattaaaaacattacacataggtaaaatgaaaaaagtataGATTAATGgctgataattaaatttaaaaaaactgttaatattgtttttcgacaataatacattataaataaatacatcaatGATTTCTCATTTACTCgaggttatttttaaaatgtatcgaCCATTTCTGACCAGTGATTGATgttgatttttggaattaatTGGGAACTACAGAGGTGCAAATCAGCCATTTCAGGtatcaaaaatacttttttctgcATCATTGTGACATTATTGCTGTTATCACAAAAGATTCTGGCAAGCGTCACTTTTCTGATTTCTGTCAGttgatcttaaatattataaaaatatagttaaaatcaggatcattcataaaaaatatttcacattaTATACTAACATTCATTGAATATATTTGgtaaatcgtaaaaatatctATCTGCTATTCTAGTTCTTATAAACTGTTCTCTAATGATACATCTCATCGTTGGGCCAACCATTGAGTCGTCTTCGTGTTTCTCAAACAATAAACCTACAAATAGCTCTATATCTCTCCAATGATTGNNNNNNNNNNNNNNNNNNNNNNNNNNNNNNNNNNNNNNNNNNNNNNNNNNNNNNNNNNNNNNNNNNNNNNNNNNNNNNNNNNNNNNNNNNNNNNNNNNNNNNNNNNNNNNNNNNNNNNNNNNNNNNNNNNNNNNNNNNNNNNNNNNNNNNNNNNNNNNNNNNNNNNNNNNNNNNNNNNNNNNNNNNNNNNNNNNNNNNNNNNNNNNNNNNNNNNNNNNNNNNNNNNNNNNNNNNNNNNNNNNNNNNNNNNNNNNNNNNNNNNNNNNNNNNNNNNNNNNNNNNNNNNNNNNNNNNNNNNNNNNNNNNNNNNNNNNNNNNNNNNNNNNNNNNNNNNNNNNNNNNNNNNNNNNNNNNNNNNNNNNNNNNNNNNNNNNNNNNNNNNNNNNNNNNNNNNNNNNNNNNNNNNNNNNNNNNNNNNNNNNNNNNNNNNNNNNNNNNNNNNNNNNNNNNNNNNNNNNNNNNNNNNNNNNNNNNNNNNNNNNNNNNNNNNNNNNNNNNNNNNNNNNNNNNNNNNNNNNNNNNNNNNNNNNNNNNNNNNNNNNNNNNNNNNNNNNNNNNNNNNNNNNNNNNNNNNNNNNNNNNNNNNNNNNNNNNNNNNNNNNNNNNNNNNNNNNNNNNNNNNNNNNNNNNNNNNNNNNNNNNNNNNNNNNNNNNNNNNNNNNNNNNNNNNNNNNNNNNNNNNNNNNNNNNNNNNNNNNNNNNNNNNNNNNNNNNNNNNNNNNNNNNNNNNNNNNNNNNNNNNNNNNNNNNNNNNNNNNNNNNNNNNNNNNNNNNNNNNNNNNNNNNNNNNNNNNNNNNNNNNNNNNNNNNNNNNNNNNNAAACTAAACAGAAacgtaggtaaatattaattaataattataagtaggcTAAATGTGATGATTCTCTTTACAAACAGAAGCACAGCAatcaacatattaaatttatattgttgtgtacaTTATCAATTTTGAGGTGGGCACATATACTGTTGAGTTTACAATGTAGACAGTcgtcaatataattgtatttaatataatataataattatgtagtataggtgcaaatatattttaccaactTTAAAATTTAGGTAGGTCAGACAAGCGAAGCAATCTGGGATGAAGTGACAGTagaatttttccaaattataacACCCTCCACTCACGCGTACCAATAAACTTGTTTCTGATCTAAAACTTTGATTGAGTTTTATTTCAGCAATTTTACgttcttacattttaaaaaagaataatggTGGGGTATACGTTCATTTAAACCAAATAGTGcttgttataatatagaaccTTGAGTCATTCTAATTTAAAAGGAACCAACGTATAACCGACAAGCACATACTATCGTACTTCAACAGcgctaatttaatttgttttagaaagaGTCAGACTAAGTGACCAAGTGTACGAAGTTAGGAGACCTAAGAGGTACCTAACAAATTCATTGGTTAGTTCCTATTTGTTGATAAATCATATGTGAGATAATACAGAACACATATGTCCTACACTAATCGTTTAACTGTGATTGTTaggataatacaattattaataaattaatgaaacattataatataatataaaatgttaaaatgtagtCAAACATCAGTGGAATGATCCAatgttataaaagtttttttaaatattttacaaatgaaaaattgtaagtaaaacatctaaatattttatatcttatatggtttaatttgaaaacctaaatatttaatacataatcgattttattcatttttgtttgctgtttaatttaaaatgttgtcacTTATAACATTTTCTACTTCTGCGTATTTATTTAGTGATTTACTTGAAAATATTGTAGgacttcaataattttaaatatatcaaaaattagtttataaaaatgtagtgtATGATTGGTGTAGGAACTTACGTACCTATGTGAGACCCTGACTATTGCGCAAACGCAAGCCACTCTTACCAATGAcaccgtattttgtcaatatttgaactttaaatgctt from the Acyrthosiphon pisum isolate AL4f chromosome X, pea_aphid_22Mar2018_4r6ur, whole genome shotgun sequence genome contains:
- the LOC103309941 gene encoding trehalase-like, giving the protein MIAGTLSDTKTRSIVPVELNALIYWNAKILSDFYREMNNTIKASIYENVSLEWEEAVTAVLWDEKVGAWLDFDIINNKKRKYFHPTNISPLWTGCYAKNNTEYIVSRVIDYLNKTEILRTPGGIPTTLRKTEQQWDHPNAWAPLQYITVMALEGTGNAVAQQMASKIASKWLCTNFVPYYNESKMFEKYRVDKGGKKGISSGEYPIQDGFGWTNGVVLEFLQVYNSTASMDNWNVTAPDCDDVLKKLIIAKNSNNSNKIDND
- the LOC103309942 gene encoding peroxidase mlt-7-like: MVGPTMRCIIREQFIRTRIADRYFYDLPNIFNEYQLTEIRKVTLARIFCDNSNNVTMMQKKVFLIPEMADLHLCSSQLIPKININHWSEMVDTF